The following coding sequences are from one Thermoplasmata archaeon window:
- a CDS encoding DUF4129 domain-containing protein yields MSAIRRSPPAFSLSWVLILGIALAVGGAAALLTASATAPASSSTSPTLLELSETAFQWILVAGVLGVAGFLIVDRLRQRTMPYPARILAVLLTAIVLLTVFAVVGRGLGGGSLLPLSPVGPGSNDTSGGGNASPGANGTGSGTGFAPLHLSIPPWALFALVAVVALVGTAVALRMLGTRERTRAARPIPSDEEVREVLVQASAALDADEEPRTVLVRLYGLLLDRLTPIVGDTDRQTAEEIRRGHLMRLGIRPDTAQEITHLFEEARYSPHLIGPGEVARAKSAIQRAIEELDAKEAHRA; encoded by the coding sequence ATGAGCGCGATCCGCCGTTCCCCTCCGGCGTTTTCGCTCTCCTGGGTGTTGATCCTGGGGATCGCGCTCGCCGTGGGCGGTGCGGCCGCACTCTTGACGGCCTCCGCCACGGCGCCTGCCTCTTCCTCGACCTCTCCCACCCTCCTCGAGCTCTCGGAGACGGCGTTCCAATGGATTCTGGTGGCGGGAGTCCTGGGGGTCGCCGGATTCCTGATCGTCGACCGGCTCCGGCAACGAACCATGCCCTACCCTGCCCGGATCCTCGCCGTGCTGCTCACCGCGATCGTCCTCCTGACGGTCTTCGCGGTGGTGGGTCGGGGCCTCGGGGGTGGAAGCCTGCTGCCACTGAGCCCCGTGGGCCCGGGCTCGAACGACACGTCGGGGGGTGGCAACGCCTCCCCCGGGGCGAACGGTACCGGGTCGGGCACAGGCTTCGCACCACTCCACCTATCCATCCCCCCGTGGGCGCTGTTCGCGTTGGTTGCGGTGGTCGCGCTCGTCGGGACAGCGGTAGCCCTGCGGATGCTCGGGACTCGTGAACGCACGCGAGCCGCACGCCCGATCCCCTCCGACGAGGAGGTTCGCGAGGTGCTCGTGCAGGCTTCCGCTGCACTCGACGCGGACGAGGAGCCCCGGACGGTGCTCGTGCGCCTGTACGGCCTGCTCCTGGACCGCCTGACTCCGATCGTGGGGGACACGGATCGGCAGACCGCCGAGGAGATCCGGCGGGGCCACTTGATGCGTCTCGGGATCCGGCCCGATACCGCGCAAGAGATCACGCACCTCTTCGAGGAGGCCCGCTACTCGCCGCACCTGATCGGACCGGGGGAAGTGGCCCGGGCGAAGTCCGCCATCCAGCGAGCCATCGAGGAGCTGGACGCCAAGGAGGCCCATCGGGCGTGA
- a CDS encoding DUF58 domain-containing protein, producing the protein MIFGGETEQSRLQWRPRSWLFYGIGAVLLVLALAARTPVPLFLALPFLLAPLGAALLGPRRASAVLDWSVYGGEEEVTIRGRVLPSERALRPQELRLRLDRPPGLLVRAPPRFEYAEGSLNFEFFWRAHEPLITQIAVPEVLWVDPLGLVERSIRPVAEELSIERYPPEIGRIGRVRLMRTIVLPGETRSRALGSSGEFFGLRIALPSDPPRQINWAATARSGRTWVNEFHLERTGDILLVLDLRPTGLGPEVDKRVVGVARAAALGIAGAFLREKARVGVATYGEFLTAVPLGAGRAQRFRIRHVLMDSHVATVAGPSERCAIAMRRYFPAGVTTILLAPLADEEAARLVPYLRRRGFPTVVLSPSPITAASDPPGWSEADLALMHRLLRLARHERITRVWKDAPVIDWEEYWSLAGFQAMLRAGLGSRRRS; encoded by the coding sequence GTGATCTTCGGCGGGGAGACCGAGCAATCCCGGCTCCAATGGCGGCCCCGATCCTGGCTCTTCTATGGGATCGGAGCCGTCCTTCTCGTGCTCGCGTTGGCGGCGCGGACCCCGGTTCCACTCTTCCTCGCATTGCCGTTCCTGCTCGCCCCCCTCGGGGCGGCTCTCCTCGGTCCTCGACGGGCGAGCGCGGTGCTCGACTGGAGTGTGTACGGCGGCGAAGAGGAGGTCACCATCCGAGGACGGGTCCTACCAAGCGAGCGTGCGCTCCGGCCGCAGGAGCTTCGACTACGGCTGGACCGGCCTCCCGGCCTCCTCGTTCGCGCTCCGCCTCGTTTCGAGTACGCCGAGGGCTCCCTGAACTTCGAGTTCTTCTGGAGGGCCCACGAGCCGTTGATCACCCAGATCGCGGTGCCCGAGGTCCTATGGGTCGACCCGCTCGGTCTGGTCGAGCGATCGATTCGACCGGTCGCCGAGGAGCTCTCGATCGAGCGATATCCTCCCGAGATCGGTCGCATCGGACGTGTCCGGCTCATGCGGACGATCGTCCTTCCTGGGGAGACTCGCTCCCGCGCGCTCGGTTCGAGCGGAGAGTTCTTCGGTCTGAGGATCGCACTTCCATCCGATCCGCCGCGTCAGATCAATTGGGCTGCCACCGCACGTTCGGGGCGTACGTGGGTCAACGAGTTCCATCTCGAGCGTACGGGCGACATCCTGCTCGTCCTCGACCTGCGCCCGACCGGGCTCGGCCCCGAGGTCGACAAGCGAGTCGTGGGCGTCGCGCGCGCGGCGGCCCTGGGGATCGCCGGAGCCTTCCTTCGGGAGAAGGCCCGGGTCGGCGTGGCCACGTACGGGGAGTTCCTGACGGCGGTCCCGCTCGGAGCGGGTCGGGCCCAGCGATTCCGCATCCGCCACGTGCTGATGGACAGCCACGTTGCTACCGTCGCGGGGCCGTCCGAACGATGCGCGATCGCGATGCGACGCTACTTTCCTGCCGGCGTCACCACGATCCTGCTCGCCCCCCTCGCCGATGAGGAGGCCGCCCGTCTCGTTCCCTACCTCCGCCGGCGAGGGTTCCCGACCGTGGTGCTGAGCCCCTCGCCGATCACCGCGGCTTCCGATCCGCCGGGATGGAGCGAGGCGGACCTCGCGCTCATGCACCGGCTGCTGCGCTTAGCCCGCCACGAGCGGATCACCCGGGTCTGGAAAGACGCTCCCGTGATCGATTGGGAGGAGTACTGGTCGCTCGCGGGCTTCCAGGCGATGCTGCGAGCGGGACTTGGCTCGCGGAGGCGTTCGTGA
- a CDS encoding alanine--glyoxylate aminotransferase family protein — MTFDPETATFLIAGPVRIHPRVLRAMSMPSLNHRGDYFHGVVAEIRELLPVLFGTKGHQVILTGSGTSGLEAVYSSLVPKEGRTLVLSNGNFGQRTDAIMRRYSSQVTTISAPWGQNIPLEAARTELEKGDIRAVCVVHNETSVGLANDIASLAPAVRKSGALFLVDGISAVAGIPCDIDAWGIDALVAGPQKGLAAPAGLAIVHLSDRAVRELHPGTYYLDLKAHLTSLEKNDTPWTPAVPLFLALREALVLLREETLEGRLARTRRLAEATRAATSALGLELFPDPRYASDTVTAIRNPSGMEDAQVRRALERQYNVLVQGGQGELTGKIFRIGHMGIADWPDLLVVFAALERILGKAGRLPRPGAALQEIVQRMP, encoded by the coding sequence ATGACGTTCGATCCCGAAACCGCCACGTTCCTGATCGCCGGACCGGTCCGCATCCATCCGCGCGTGCTGCGCGCAATGTCGATGCCGTCCCTGAACCATCGGGGTGACTACTTCCACGGGGTGGTGGCCGAGATCCGCGAGCTGTTGCCCGTGCTCTTCGGTACGAAGGGTCACCAGGTCATCCTCACGGGCAGCGGGACCTCCGGTCTCGAGGCGGTCTACTCCAGCCTCGTCCCGAAGGAGGGGCGCACCCTCGTGCTCAGCAACGGGAACTTCGGGCAACGCACGGACGCGATCATGCGCCGCTACTCTTCGCAGGTGACGACGATCAGCGCTCCGTGGGGCCAGAACATCCCTCTCGAGGCGGCTCGGACCGAGCTCGAGAAGGGCGATATCCGCGCGGTCTGCGTCGTGCACAACGAGACGAGCGTCGGGCTCGCGAACGATATCGCTTCGCTCGCCCCCGCGGTACGCAAATCCGGCGCGCTGTTCCTGGTCGATGGGATCAGCGCGGTCGCCGGGATCCCTTGCGATATCGATGCCTGGGGCATCGACGCGCTCGTGGCGGGCCCCCAGAAGGGGCTCGCCGCTCCGGCGGGCCTCGCGATCGTCCATCTTTCCGATCGCGCGGTCCGGGAACTGCACCCCGGAACGTACTATCTCGACCTGAAGGCGCACCTTACGTCGCTCGAGAAGAACGACACCCCGTGGACGCCGGCCGTCCCTCTCTTTCTCGCGCTGCGGGAAGCCCTCGTGCTCCTGCGCGAGGAGACGCTCGAAGGGCGGCTCGCCCGGACCCGCCGGCTCGCGGAGGCCACCCGAGCGGCGACGAGCGCCCTTGGCTTGGAACTCTTCCCCGACCCGCGCTACGCGAGCGACACGGTCACCGCGATCCGCAACCCCAGCGGAATGGAGGATGCTCAGGTCCGCAGGGCCCTCGAGCGCCAGTACAACGTCTTGGTGCAGGGAGGTCAGGGTGAGCTGACGGGCAAGATCTTCCGGATCGGGCACATGGGGATCGCCGACTGGCCCGATCTCTTGGTCGTCTTCGCGGCCCTCGAGCGGATCCTCGGGAAGGCCGGGCGCCTGCCCCGACCGGGCGCCGCGTTGCAAGAGATCGTCCAGCGGATGCCCTGA
- a CDS encoding MoxR family ATPase, with amino-acid sequence MDGAATRVRMGRIREAVHRAIVGRDAVLDQIAVGLLADGHLLLEDLPGLGKTLMAKSFAQALGLKFQRIQFTSDLLPHDITGTEILEVDRQIRFRPGPLFANLVLADEINRAPPKVQSALLEAMQEYQVTSERSTYPLDRPFLVLATENPLELEGTYPLPEAQIDRFLLRLRVGYPTIEEEREILKRRRERKQETVEVPPVLTLSEFQEMQRSVEEVAVDPSIESYIVDLVRATRDDPRSEVGASPRGSLALVRIARARALVEGRDYVLPDDVKSYAIPALAHRITVKAEPWIRGIRGEEIVRVALERTTVPKVP; translated from the coding sequence ATGGACGGGGCCGCGACGCGCGTTCGGATGGGCCGGATCCGCGAGGCCGTCCACCGGGCGATCGTAGGTCGGGACGCGGTCCTCGACCAGATTGCGGTGGGCCTCCTCGCGGACGGGCATCTCCTGCTCGAGGATCTTCCGGGCCTCGGCAAGACGCTCATGGCGAAGTCCTTCGCCCAGGCCCTCGGGCTGAAGTTCCAGCGGATCCAGTTCACCTCCGACCTCCTGCCGCACGACATCACCGGCACCGAAATCCTGGAGGTGGATCGACAGATCCGCTTCCGGCCCGGCCCGTTGTTCGCGAACCTGGTGCTGGCCGACGAGATCAATCGCGCTCCCCCCAAGGTGCAGTCGGCTCTGCTCGAGGCGATGCAGGAGTACCAGGTCACCAGCGAACGATCGACGTACCCGCTCGACCGACCGTTCCTTGTCCTCGCCACCGAGAACCCGCTCGAGCTCGAAGGAACCTATCCACTACCGGAAGCCCAGATCGATCGGTTCCTCCTTCGATTGAGGGTGGGGTACCCCACCATCGAGGAGGAGCGAGAGATCCTGAAGCGTCGTCGCGAGCGCAAGCAAGAGACGGTCGAGGTTCCCCCCGTCCTGACCCTCTCGGAGTTCCAGGAGATGCAGCGCTCGGTAGAGGAGGTCGCGGTGGACCCCTCCATCGAGTCCTACATCGTCGATCTCGTCCGCGCGACGCGCGACGACCCGCGTTCGGAGGTCGGCGCCTCCCCCCGGGGCTCGCTCGCGCTCGTCCGCATCGCGCGGGCCCGCGCGCTGGTCGAAGGGCGGGACTACGTGCTCCCCGACGACGTGAAGTCCTACGCCATTCCCGCGCTCGCCCACCGCATCACGGTCAAGGCCGAGCCCTGGATCCGTGGGATCCGCGGTGAGGAGATCGTGCGGGTAGCGCTCGAACGCACGACCGTACCGAAGGTGCCCTAG
- a CDS encoding hydroxyacid dehydrogenase, with the protein MPDVARIVVIADPIDRAAVDRLRSGPCTVVDATAGAGALRAALPTAWALVVRSRTKVTEEVLRNAPHLRVIARAGVGVDNIDMNAAAARSIDVVNAPSAATASVAELTVAFALMLVRRMWPGIASTKAGGWERGTNGGEIAGRTIGYIGYGRIAREVQRRLVPFGVHAIAYDPFLRAPVDATELVDLPTLLGRADIVSLHASLTPENHHLIDARALEQMRPGAVLINVARGPLVDEAALLAALKSGRLAGAALDVFEEEPPKLRELLERPDVIATPHIGASTREGQARAGNLVVDEILRAARAEPLTARVLPPSGAL; encoded by the coding sequence GTGCCCGATGTCGCTCGGATCGTAGTGATCGCGGACCCGATCGATCGAGCCGCGGTGGATCGATTGCGCTCGGGACCCTGCACCGTGGTCGATGCCACGGCCGGCGCCGGCGCGCTCCGCGCCGCGCTTCCCACCGCGTGGGCGCTCGTGGTGCGCAGCCGGACGAAGGTGACCGAGGAAGTGCTCCGTAACGCGCCCCACCTGCGTGTCATCGCTCGGGCGGGGGTTGGGGTGGACAACATCGACATGAACGCCGCCGCAGCCCGGTCGATCGACGTCGTCAACGCGCCCAGTGCCGCGACCGCGAGCGTCGCCGAGCTCACGGTGGCGTTCGCCCTGATGCTCGTCCGCCGGATGTGGCCAGGGATCGCATCGACCAAGGCCGGGGGCTGGGAGCGCGGCACCAACGGCGGGGAGATCGCCGGGCGCACGATCGGCTACATCGGGTACGGTCGGATCGCGCGCGAGGTCCAGCGGCGACTGGTGCCGTTCGGCGTCCATGCGATCGCCTACGATCCCTTCCTTCGCGCCCCGGTCGACGCGACCGAGCTTGTGGATCTACCGACCCTGCTCGGCCGAGCGGACATCGTCAGTCTGCATGCGTCCCTCACCCCGGAGAACCACCACCTGATCGACGCCCGCGCGCTCGAACAGATGCGGCCGGGCGCGGTGCTGATCAACGTGGCGCGGGGGCCCCTCGTCGACGAGGCGGCGTTGCTCGCGGCGTTGAAATCCGGACGACTCGCCGGCGCGGCGCTGGACGTCTTCGAAGAGGAACCACCCAAGCTCCGGGAGCTGCTCGAACGGCCCGACGTCATCGCGACCCCGCACATTGGCGCTTCCACTCGGGAAGGCCAGGCGCGTGCCGGGAACCTCGTCGTGGACGAGATCCTGCGCGCGGCCCGCGCAGAGCCTTTGACCGCGCGCGTGCTCCCGCCAAGCGGGGCCTTATGA
- a CDS encoding archease, giving the protein MPRGASGLRPRRRWGSFPTTADMGIWATGGSPAELFEALGLGLFALQTDLRRVEAREERALSATGVDPISLTVAYLNQLLLLQTVEGFLVRSIEARPIGRPPTGILASVSGEKYDPTRHHLRIEVKAITLHDLVIDLERGRARVIVDI; this is encoded by the coding sequence GTGCCGCGGGGTGCTTCCGGCCTTCGCCCGCGCCGCCGGTGGGGAAGTTTTCCCACCACGGCCGACATGGGGATCTGGGCGACCGGAGGGTCGCCGGCCGAGCTCTTCGAGGCCCTCGGGCTCGGACTCTTCGCCCTTCAGACCGATCTACGGCGCGTGGAAGCTCGGGAGGAACGCGCCCTCAGCGCCACCGGCGTCGACCCGATCTCCCTTACGGTCGCCTACCTCAACCAGCTCCTGTTGCTCCAGACCGTCGAGGGCTTCCTCGTCCGTTCGATCGAGGCACGCCCGATCGGCCGGCCTCCGACGGGGATCCTCGCGAGCGTCTCCGGGGAGAAGTACGACCCGACACGCCACCACCTCCGGATCGAGGTGAAGGCGATCACTCTCCACGACCTCGTGATCGACCTGGAACGGGGCCGGGCGCGGGTCATCGTCGACATCTGA